Below is a window of uncultured Cohaesibacter sp. DNA.
AGTGCCTCGTTTTGTGCTCAAGACAACCTCTGCCTATTCCGCCTACCAGCGCGGCTTCTATCTGACAGCCTTTGCGCTGGCGACCAAACAGGCCGGTCTGGGCGACATCTACTCCCAGACCCTGCTTGGCGAGCTCTATCTGATGGGCAACGGCGTCGAGCAGGACCCAAAGGAAGCTGCCAGCTGGTTCGAGCTTGCCGCAGACAAGGGTGACCGAGAGGCACAGTTCAGCCTCGGCATGCTCTATGCGCGTGGCGAAGGCGTCGACAAGGATCTCAACAAGGCGCTCTTCTATTTCCAGAAGGCCGCAGCCCAGCATCAGAAAAATGCCCAGTTCAATCTGGGCCTGTTGTATCTGCGCGGCCAGATGGTCGAACCCGACGTGACAAAAGCCATGGACCTTTTGACCAAATCGGCCCAGCAGGGGGTTGCGGCAGCGCAATATACTTTGGCCAATCTGTATCAGTCGGATTATTTCCCCGCCCCCAATCTCGATCAGGCGGCCTATTGGATGCATCGGGCGGCACAGGGCGGCTTTCTCGACGCACAGCTTGAATTCGGCCTCATGCTATTCAACGGCAAGGGCGTGCAGCAGGATTTCCCCGCCGCGCGCGCATGGCTCAAACAGGCAGCAGACGCTGGCAGCATTCTGGCCCAGAACCGTCTGGCCCGCATTCTGGCCAGAGGCTATGGAGAGCCCCCTGCCCCGGTGGATGCCGCCAAATATTATCTCCTGTCCAAACGCGCAGGCAAAAGCGACGAATGGCTGGAGAAATTCTTCAAGGAATTGCCGGACAAGGAAAAGCAGCTGGCAATCAAGGCGCTCAAAAATCAAACATTCTGGTAAGCGATTTGCGCTTCTGAGTGCCTGACCTGGGCGCTCAGTTGCGGATTTCGAAAGCATTTAGGCAGTTTTACGCCAGAAAATCTGCCAAAAGCCTTGCAAAAAGACCCTGAATATGGTCCTACAAGGCACACCTGCCCCGAAACTCTTCAGACTTGATTGAACCGTGCGGGGCCTTTTCACCCTATGGCAATATTACAGGATCGCTGCAGCCGTATTCGTCTCGCGTCCTGTCAGCAAGATGGCTTGTTATGAAGATCAATGGCAACGAAATCCGTCCTGGCAACGTAATCGAACATCAGAGCACGATCTGGGTCGCGGTGAAAGTGAATGCAGTCAAACCCGGCAAGGGCGGCGCATTTGCTCAGGTTGAACTGAAAAACCTTCTCGATGGCCGCAAGCTCAACGAACGCTTCCGCGCCAGCGAAACCGTCGAGCGCGTGCGTCTGGAGCAGAAAGACTTCACATTCCTCTATGAAGAAGGTGAGAATCTGGTCTTCATGGACACCGAATCCTATGAGCAGCTCGAGCTGAACAAGGATTTCGTCGGCGAACGCGCCGCATTCCTGCAAGACGGCATGCCCGTTGTTGTCGAACTCTATGAAGAAAAGCCGATCGGCATCGATCTGCCCGATCAGGTCGTTCTGGAAGTGACAGAGACCGAGCCGACCATCAAGGGTCAGACCCAGTCTTCTTCCTACAAGCCGGCAATGCTGGAAAATGGCGTGCGCTGCATGGTTCCGCCATTCATCACCACCGGCGAAAAGATTGTCGTCGACACCAACGAAATCGTCTATATGAAACGCGCCGAATAGGCCGCTTTCATTTTCCGGCCTCCCTTTGCGGGAGCCAGCAAGATTCTTATGGCGCGTCGCGGTAACAACGTCGACGCGCCTTGTTTTACTCCGCGCATGCCGCTCTGATTGCAAAAGCAACGCGATGCTTGCGCCAGCCGCTACTCTGGGAACGTAAACAAAAATGGCACGCTCTGCACTTCTCAACGTTATGGTTCAAGCCGCCCTCAAGGCAGGCCGTCGACTGGCTCGAGATTTCGGCGAATTGGAAAATCTTCAGGTTTCCCGCAAGGGGCCGGGAGATTTCGTTTCAAATGCCGACCTGCAGTCTGAAAAGATCCTGACCGAGGAACTCAGAAAGGCTCGCCCGAATTTCGGTTTCCTGAATGAGGAAACCGGCGAGCAGGAAGGGCTGGACAAAAGCCATCGCTGGATCATCGATCCGCTGGATGGCACTACGAATTTCCTGCATGGCATCCCCTTCTTTGCCATCTCGATTGCGCTGGAACATGAGGGCCGCATCATTGCCGGCGTCATCTACAATCCCGCAACGGACGATCTCTATACCGCAGAACGCGGTCGGGGCGCCTTCCATAACGACCGCCGCATGCGCGTTGCCGCCCGCGATGACTTCCATGATTGCGTGATTGCAACCGGCGTTCCACATCTTGGCCGCGGCAAGCACAAGCCTTATCTGGAGCAACTGGAAAAGGTCATGGCAGAAGTCTCCGGCATCCGCCGCATTGGCGCAGCCTCCCTTGATCTGGCCTATGTGGCCTCCGGTCGCTTTGATGGCTATTGGGAAGAAGCACTCAATGCCTGGGATATTGCAGCAGGCATCATCATGGTGCGCGAGGCTGGCGGCTTCGTAACCGACATTGATGGCGGCGACGCCATGCTGAAAAGCGGCTCGGTGATTGCGGGCAACGAGCTGATTCGCCAGCGCCTCAAAAAGACCCTGCAAAAATAGGCCGCCACCAAACGGCAACGCTGGCAAATGACAGGGAATGGATCACCAAGGGATCGCCCGGTTCAAGGCGGTCCTTTTTCTTTTGGCACGCCAATTTTGCCTTCAAATCTATCCGCCACTCCGGGCAGCTGTCGGCTCTGGCACCGCAATTTCATGCTCTAAAAATGATTTTTACCGCCCAATAGTCATACGGGATCATTGCTCAATATGCAAATATTCGAAATCCACGAAATTCTCATCAAATCGGTCGCAATTTTGACTTAAGTCGAATATAGAAAAGTATAAGGAGCGTATGCTCCAAGCATCATTCTCTTCGTGGAGTCGAAAAAGTGACCGAATTCACCCCCCTGCTCTCCTTTGCTGGCGGCGCGCTCATTGGTCTGGCGGCAATCTTGCTGATGCTGACCTGGGGCCGCATCGCAGGCATGACCGGCATTCTGGCAGGACTCCTGCCGCCGCTGGGCAGCGACTTGCGCTGGAAGGCGAGCTTTCTGGCAGGCGCCATTCTTGCCCCTTTCTGTTACCAACTGGCCATAAGCGACGTGACCTATCAGATGCCGCTATCCACTGAAGCGCTGATCATCGGCGGCATCATCACGGGTATCGGCGTCACCTTCGGATCAGGCTGCACTTCAGGGCACGGGATCTGCGGTCTGGCGCGATTCTCTCCCCGCTCCGCCGTCGCCGTTCTGATGTTCATGAGCTTTGCCTTCCTGACCGTTTTCCTCACCCGCCATATTCTCTGAAGGACATTCCCAATGCGTTATCTGGTAGCAGGTCTGATCGGGGCCATCTTCGGCCTTGGCATCATCACGTCCGGCATGGCCAATCCGGCCAAGGTTCTCAACTTCTTTGATCTGGCAGGCAGCTTCGACCCCAGCCTCGCCTTCGTCATGGCGGGCGCACTGACAATTGCCATTCCCGGCTATGCCCTGATCTTTCGCAAACGCAAGAAACCCATCTTCACCCCCAGCTTCAATGTCCCCACCAATCGCAAGATTGACCGCAAGCTGGTGATTGGATCTTCCATCTTCGGTATAGGCTGGGGCATCGGCGGCTTTTGTCCCGGAGCGTCCCTGCCCGCGTTGGGACTGGGCCATCTCTCCAGCTTTGTTTTCGTGCTTGCCCTTGTGGCAGGAATCATCCTCGCGCAGCTGATTCAAAAGGCGCCGATCTTCGATCACACCCATCATCCGATTGGACAGTTTCCCGTGACCGGCACCGCGGAAAAAAATTAGGGATCGGGCATAAGCCCTTGTTCTCGTCATCTTTCTGCCCCTGATTGCGTGTATAGTCCACAAAGACCCTTTTACTATTGGACGAAATTGGGCAAAGTTCTTGGGCTTGATGTTAACCCTTCATCAAGCCTATGACCTGCTTTTGGCGCAATTGGAATCGAATGATGTCTAGCGAACTCGATCCTTACAAGCTTTCAAGCCCACAAAGATATTTGTGGCGCATGCTCATCTTCATTGGCGCAGCAGCCTTTGTTCCCGTCATTCTCTACCGGCAGATCCTTGAGGCCTTCTGGAGCAACCCGCTTCTCAATGCCATGATCTTCTTCGTTCTGGCTGTAGGCATCTTTTTGGCGCTCAGACAGGTCGTAAGGCTGTTTCGCGAGGTCAAATGGGTCAACAATTTCCGCCTTGGCGATCCGGGGCTGGAAGTGGACCGCCCTCCCATTCTGCTCGCCCCCATGGCCACCCTGCTGGGTGATCGGGTCGGCCGCATGGCGATCAACACCTCGACCATGCGCTCCATTCTGGAATCGGTCGGCATGCGTCTTGATGAAGCGCGCGACATGTCACGCTATTTCACTGGCCTGCTGGTCTTTCTGGGCCTGCTCGGCACCTTCTGGGGCCTGTTGCAGACGGTAAGCTCGGTTGGTGATGTCATCAGTTCCCTGTCGGTTGCCTCCAGCGATGTCGGTGTCATCTTCGAGGATCTCAAACAGGGTCTTGAAGCCCCCTTGCAAGGCATGGGCACGGCCTTTTCATCTTCGCTCTTCGGCCTTTCCGGCTCTCTGGTTCTTGGATTTCTCGATTTGCAGGCTAGTCAGGCCCAGACCCGCTTTTTCACCAATCTGGAAGACTGGCTGTCGACCGTCACCGACATCAATTTCGAAGATCTCGACAATGGCTACAGCGAAGCGCTGGGCAATGGCGACAATGAACAGCTGGTTGCTGTGCTCGAGCAGCTTTCGCGCAAGATCGATCAGGTCGGCGTCGAGGCGAAAACCGGTAGCGGACGCAATGCCACATCCGCCATGGCCAATCTGGCCGAAGGCATTCAGGGCCTTGTCCAGCATCTGCGCTCCGAACAGCAATTGATGCGCGAATGGGCCGATCAGCAGGCCAGCCAGCAGGAAGAAGTCAAGGATGTGCTGGTCAAGCTCAATGACGTTCTTTCAAGAGCCAGCGCCAACAGACAGAATTAGCCAATTGGCCCTCGCCGCACCAGCGGCGAGCATGGGCCTGCTTTCGATTTGTGAGGAATGAAGATGGGCCTGTCCCGTAATCGCCGCAGTGAACAAAGAGCCGACTATTGGCCCGGTTTTGTCGATGCCATGGCGACCCTGTTGCTGGTACTCATCTTTCTGCTCACCGTTTTCATGGTGGCGCAATTCTTCCTCAGTCAGGAAATTTCCGGCAAGGATACCGCGCTCAACAAGTTGAACAGCCAGATTGCCGAGCTGACCGAACTGCTGGCGCTCGAACGCGCCAAGGGGCAGGATATGGAAAGCTCTCTGGTCACCTTGCAGGCGAGCCTTTCCAGCGCCGAAGCCGCGCGTGATCGCTTTGCTCTTCAGTTGGAAACCCAGAAGGGGGATCAGGACAGCGCAGGCGGCCAGATCGCCACCCTGTCCAACCAGCTGGAAAGCGAAAAGGCCATTTCACAGCGCGCTCTGGCGCAGGTGGAGCTGCTCAACCAGCAGATTTCCGCCCTGCGCCGTCAGATTGCCGCACTGGAAGATGCCCTTGAAGCCTCCGAATCGCGCGACAGGGAAAGCCAGACCAAAATCGCCAGCCTCGGCAAGCGTCTCAATATCGCACTGGCCCAGCGCGTGCAGGAGCTTTCGCGCTATCGTTCGGACTTCTTTGGTCGCCTGAGGGAGATCCTATCTCAGCGTTCCGATATTCGCATTGTCGGAGACCGTTTCGTCTTCCAGTCCGAAGTGCTGTTCGCCTCCGGCGAAGACACCATGAAGGAAGAAGGCCAGCTCGAACTCGACCATGTGGCTGACGCCATCATGGAGCTTATTCAGGATATTCCGCAGGAAATCGACTGGGTCTTGCGCGTGGATGGCCATACAGACAATCGGCCGATCAACAGCGCGCGCTTCCCTTCCAACTGGGAGCTGTCCTCGGCCCGTGCCATTTCGGTGGTCAAATATCTGATCTCGAAAGGGGTGCCGCCCAAGCGCCTCGTTGCCGCTGGCTTTGGTGAATTCCAGCCGCTGGAAGAGGGCGAGACCGAAGACATCCTGCGCAAGAACCGCCGCATCGAATTCAAACTCACCCAGCGCTAGCAACAAGGCGTAACGCCCCGGCCCCGGGCCTGCTATTCGCCTTGTTCGTCCAGCATATCAGCATCGAGGGCATCGATGCTGAACTGGAGCCGGGCCAGTCGCGCATAAAGCCCACCCTCGGCCACCAGACTGTCATGGGATCCCTGTTCCACCAGTGCGCCCTTATCGAGCACGAGGATCCGGTCTGCCTTCTTGACCGTCGCCAGCCTGTGGGCAATGACGATGGTCGTGCGTCCCTTCATCAGACCGGCAAGGGCAAGCTGCACATAGCGCTCGCTTTCCGCATCCAGCGCGCTCGTCGCCTCATCCATCAGCAGGATCGGCGCATCCTTGAGGATCGCGCGGGCAATGGCCAGCCTCTGCCTCTGCCCGCCAGAAAGCGTCACGCCGCGCTCGCCAACCATGGTGTCATAACCATCAGGCAATTGCTCGATGAAACCATCAGCATGGGCAGCCTTTGCCGCCTCGACAATCTCTTCCCGGCTCGCCCCTTCCCGCCCCATGGCGATATTGTCGGCGATCGACATGGCGAAAATGACCGGCTCCTGTGGCACCAGCGCGATCGCACTACGCAAAAGAGCAAGATCGAGCAGCCCGATCTCCTGCCCGCCGAGCAGAATGCGCCCCTTCTCGGGGTCATAAAAGCGCATCAGGAGCTGGAACACGGTTGTCTTTCCCGCCCCCGACGGCCCGACGATGGCAACCGTCTCCCCTTCGGCGATGGCAAAGGAAAGCGCACAAAGCACCGGTCTTTGCTCGCTGGAGGGATAGTGAAAATCCACCCCATCGAAGGTCACGGACAGGCTTGCCGCGCTTGCCAATGGCAGCAGCGCTTCGGCATTCTTCACCTGCACCGGTTCATCAAGCAGCTCGAAAAGGCGTTCGGCGGAACCGGATGCCTGCGAGATTTCCCCCCACACCTCGCTCAAACCGCCGAGCCCGGCTGCGGCCATGGTGGAATAGATGACAAACTGGCTGAGAGCGCCAGCGGAAAGACGCCCCGCCGTCACATCCTGCGCCGCATACCAGAGAACGGCGACAATGGAGGTAAAAATCACGAAAAAGGCAAAGGCCGTCAGCACCGCCCGCGCCCGCACGGAGGCCCGCGCAGCGCCAAAGGCTGCCTCGATATTCGCCCCGAAATGGGATCTGGCCCGTGCTTCTTGCGTGAAGGCCTGCAATATGCGCATTGCACCGATCGCCTCTGTGGCAAAGGCGGAACTGTCGGCCAACCTGTCCTGGGCAAAGCGCTGGCGCCTGCGCACCCAGCGCCCCAGCAACACCAGTGGAATGACGATGAAGGGAATCGCCCCCAGCACAAGCAGCGACATGCGCGGACTGGTGACCACCATCATCACACCCGCACCGGCAAAGAGCAGAAAATTGCGCAGAGCCATCGACGCCGAAGCCCCCACCGCCGAACGAATCTGGGTCGCATCCGCCGTCA
It encodes the following:
- a CDS encoding DUF6691 family protein, whose product is MRYLVAGLIGAIFGLGIITSGMANPAKVLNFFDLAGSFDPSLAFVMAGALTIAIPGYALIFRKRKKPIFTPSFNVPTNRKIDRKLVIGSSIFGIGWGIGGFCPGASLPALGLGHLSSFVFVLALVAGIILAQLIQKAPIFDHTHHPIGQFPVTGTAEKN
- a CDS encoding peptidoglycan -binding protein is translated as MGLSRNRRSEQRADYWPGFVDAMATLLLVLIFLLTVFMVAQFFLSQEISGKDTALNKLNSQIAELTELLALERAKGQDMESSLVTLQASLSSAEAARDRFALQLETQKGDQDSAGGQIATLSNQLESEKAISQRALAQVELLNQQISALRRQIAALEDALEASESRDRESQTKIASLGKRLNIALAQRVQELSRYRSDFFGRLREILSQRSDIRIVGDRFVFQSEVLFASGEDTMKEEGQLELDHVADAIMELIQDIPQEIDWVLRVDGHTDNRPINSARFPSNWELSSARAISVVKYLISKGVPPKRLVAAGFGEFQPLEEGETEDILRKNRRIEFKLTQR
- a CDS encoding ABC transporter transmembrane domain-containing protein, which codes for MTKAVSPSRVRFQPLLRLAPFAFKYRGLVVAALLSLVVASLATLSLPILVRGFVDQGISGNNVSDVNHYTGLLIVAVAVLALMSASRYYFVIILGERVVNDLRMAVFSKLTLLSPEFYDRVRSGEIVSRLTADATQIRSAVGASASMALRNFLLFAGAGVMMVVTSPRMSLLVLGAIPFIVIPLVLLGRWVRRRQRFAQDRLADSSAFATEAIGAMRILQAFTQEARARSHFGANIEAAFGAARASVRARAVLTAFAFFVIFTSIVAVLWYAAQDVTAGRLSAGALSQFVIYSTMAAAGLGGLSEVWGEISQASGSAERLFELLDEPVQVKNAEALLPLASAASLSVTFDGVDFHYPSSEQRPVLCALSFAIAEGETVAIVGPSGAGKTTVFQLLMRFYDPEKGRILLGGQEIGLLDLALLRSAIALVPQEPVIFAMSIADNIAMGREGASREEIVEAAKAAHADGFIEQLPDGYDTMVGERGVTLSGGQRQRLAIARAILKDAPILLMDEATSALDAESERYVQLALAGLMKGRTTIVIAHRLATVKKADRILVLDKGALVEQGSHDSLVAEGGLYARLARLQFSIDALDADMLDEQGE
- a CDS encoding tetratricopeptide repeat protein; this translates as MVVKPHCTGHIVSPATTSDYKVMFPNNISASGTTPLTSRPLRHLCSGSTFASAPAQTRVQKLALSLALMLAFALTPLHAMAQGMGVQVTPTPIFGSNSETDESSATATASDGSDQENGETNTLQDGSASITDPTNPFEVPRFVLKTTSAYSAYQRGFYLTAFALATKQAGLGDIYSQTLLGELYLMGNGVEQDPKEAASWFELAADKGDREAQFSLGMLYARGEGVDKDLNKALFYFQKAAAQHQKNAQFNLGLLYLRGQMVEPDVTKAMDLLTKSAQQGVAAAQYTLANLYQSDYFPAPNLDQAAYWMHRAAQGGFLDAQLEFGLMLFNGKGVQQDFPAARAWLKQAADAGSILAQNRLARILARGYGEPPAPVDAAKYYLLSKRAGKSDEWLEKFFKELPDKEKQLAIKALKNQTFW
- a CDS encoding inositol monophosphatase family protein, whose amino-acid sequence is MARSALLNVMVQAALKAGRRLARDFGELENLQVSRKGPGDFVSNADLQSEKILTEELRKARPNFGFLNEETGEQEGLDKSHRWIIDPLDGTTNFLHGIPFFAISIALEHEGRIIAGVIYNPATDDLYTAERGRGAFHNDRRMRVAARDDFHDCVIATGVPHLGRGKHKPYLEQLEKVMAEVSGIRRIGAASLDLAYVASGRFDGYWEEALNAWDIAAGIIMVREAGGFVTDIDGGDAMLKSGSVIAGNELIRQRLKKTLQK
- a CDS encoding flagellar motor protein MotA, with the translated sequence MSSELDPYKLSSPQRYLWRMLIFIGAAAFVPVILYRQILEAFWSNPLLNAMIFFVLAVGIFLALRQVVRLFREVKWVNNFRLGDPGLEVDRPPILLAPMATLLGDRVGRMAINTSTMRSILESVGMRLDEARDMSRYFTGLLVFLGLLGTFWGLLQTVSSVGDVISSLSVASSDVGVIFEDLKQGLEAPLQGMGTAFSSSLFGLSGSLVLGFLDLQASQAQTRFFTNLEDWLSTVTDINFEDLDNGYSEALGNGDNEQLVAVLEQLSRKIDQVGVEAKTGSGRNATSAMANLAEGIQGLVQHLRSEQQLMREWADQQASQQEEVKDVLVKLNDVLSRASANRQN
- the efp gene encoding elongation factor P; protein product: MKINGNEIRPGNVIEHQSTIWVAVKVNAVKPGKGGAFAQVELKNLLDGRKLNERFRASETVERVRLEQKDFTFLYEEGENLVFMDTESYEQLELNKDFVGERAAFLQDGMPVVVELYEEKPIGIDLPDQVVLEVTETEPTIKGQTQSSSYKPAMLENGVRCMVPPFITTGEKIVVDTNEIVYMKRAE
- a CDS encoding YeeE/YedE family protein, with translation MTEFTPLLSFAGGALIGLAAILLMLTWGRIAGMTGILAGLLPPLGSDLRWKASFLAGAILAPFCYQLAISDVTYQMPLSTEALIIGGIITGIGVTFGSGCTSGHGICGLARFSPRSAVAVLMFMSFAFLTVFLTRHIL